One Acutalibacter muris DNA window includes the following coding sequences:
- a CDS encoding GNAT family N-acetyltransferase, producing the protein MDYEIVLLRRRPDLAPNVCAVYTDEPYRGRGIAGALLKTVCEDMGAMGIDTLYLVTDHTGLYERYGWEFYCMVQGDDGPARMYVNHKNG; encoded by the coding sequence ATGGACTATGAGATCGTGCTCCTGCGGAGGCGTCCGGACCTTGCCCCCAACGTCTGCGCCGTGTATACGGACGAGCCCTATAGGGGCCGGGGGATAGCGGGAGCGCTCTTAAAGACGGTCTGTGAGGACATGGGCGCTATGGGCATTGACACACTGTACCTTGTGACGGACCATACCGGGCTCTATGAGCGGTACGGCTGGGAGTTTTACTGTATGGTCCAAGGGGACGACGGACCGGCGCGGATGTACGTCAATCACAAAAACGGATAA
- the murA gene encoding UDP-N-acetylglucosamine 1-carboxyvinyltransferase → MMIIDGPARLSGELSVQGAKNSTLPLLAGALLCKGQTVLHNCPDLSDVDTAIEILRHLGCVCRREGHDLIVDSSITCHEIPEELMRRMRSSIVFLGAILSRCKEARLCPPGGCELGPRPIDLHISSLRRLGVQVKECGGWLECSCPGGINGAYVSLSFPSVGATENLILAAVCGKGTTIIANAAREPEICDLSEYLNRCGGRIYGAGESCIIIDGVEELYGCEHRVMPDRIAAVTYMAAAAVTGGNVTLRDVDNTHILPMLSPFEESGCQVRQLGGSLNISAPRQLSAVRHIRTMPYPGFPTDAQPVVMSMAAVGEGTSVFVENIFENRYRHTEGLTRMGARIKVEGKVAVVEGVPELSGAAVEAADLRGGAALIVAGLCARGSTRIEGTEFVKRGYEDIGEKLALLGARVKVFESC, encoded by the coding sequence ATGATGATAATTGACGGACCCGCAAGGCTTTCGGGGGAGCTTTCAGTCCAGGGGGCCAAGAACAGCACCCTGCCCCTTCTGGCCGGGGCCCTGCTCTGTAAGGGCCAGACGGTGCTGCACAACTGCCCGGACCTTTCGGACGTGGACACGGCCATAGAGATACTGAGGCACCTGGGCTGCGTGTGCAGGCGCGAGGGCCACGACCTTATTGTGGACAGCAGCATCACCTGCCACGAGATACCCGAGGAGCTTATGCGCCGTATGCGCTCGTCCATCGTGTTCCTGGGGGCCATACTCAGCCGCTGCAAGGAGGCCCGGCTTTGCCCGCCGGGGGGCTGCGAGCTGGGGCCCAGGCCCATCGACCTGCATATCTCCTCTTTAAGGCGGCTGGGGGTCCAGGTAAAGGAGTGCGGCGGGTGGCTGGAGTGCAGCTGTCCCGGGGGGATAAACGGCGCCTATGTGTCCCTCTCCTTCCCGAGCGTGGGGGCCACGGAGAACCTTATTTTAGCCGCTGTCTGCGGCAAGGGCACCACCATCATCGCCAACGCCGCCAGGGAGCCGGAGATCTGCGACCTCTCGGAATATCTGAACCGCTGCGGCGGGCGGATATACGGGGCGGGGGAGAGCTGCATAATCATCGACGGGGTAGAGGAGCTCTACGGCTGCGAGCACAGGGTGATGCCCGACAGGATAGCCGCCGTCACCTATATGGCAGCCGCGGCGGTGACCGGGGGCAACGTGACCTTGCGGGACGTGGACAATACCCATATTCTACCGATGCTCTCCCCCTTTGAGGAGAGCGGCTGCCAGGTCCGCCAGCTGGGGGGCAGCCTTAATATTTCGGCCCCAAGGCAGCTCTCGGCCGTGCGGCACATCCGCACCATGCCCTATCCAGGCTTTCCCACGGACGCACAGCCGGTGGTGATGAGCATGGCGGCGGTGGGCGAGGGGACCAGCGTATTTGTGGAGAACATATTTGAGAACCGTTACAGGCACACAGAGGGGCTCACAAGGATGGGGGCCCGGATAAAGGTAGAGGGGAAGGTGGCCGTGGTCGAGGGGGTCCCGGAGCTCTCGGGGGCGGCGGTAGAGGCCGCGGACCTTCGGGGCGGGGCCGCGCTGATAGTGGCGGGGCTCTGCGCCCGGGGGAGCACCAGGATAGAGGGGACGGAGTTTGTAAAGAGGGGCTATGAGGA